One region of Chloroflexota bacterium genomic DNA includes:
- the xerD gene encoding site-specific tyrosine recombinase XerD: MQARIDEFLDYLATEKGYSVNTLAAYRNDLTQFAQYLNDLPVDAAPTNWNQVTKAQIVGFILHMKERQYASSTVARKVAAIKSFFHYLYDEGIIQEDPTLSLESPKVKKHLPKAISVEDVERLLNEPTKSDSPKSLRDAALLEVLYATGMRVTELVSLNVNDVDLDAGTIYCVGKGDRERVVPIYDQAAQVLASYLERGRPRLVRGDDEPALFLNHRGQRLTRQGLWLIIKRYVDAIGIEGEVTPHTLRHSFATHMLHGGAKLRDVQKLLGHANISTTQVYTQVTRDHLREAYNEAHPRA, translated from the coding sequence ATGCAAGCGCGTATCGACGAGTTCCTTGACTATCTGGCAACGGAAAAAGGCTACTCGGTAAACACCCTGGCAGCCTACCGAAATGACCTGACTCAATTCGCCCAGTACCTCAACGATCTACCCGTCGATGCCGCCCCTACGAATTGGAATCAGGTTACCAAAGCCCAGATCGTGGGTTTCATCCTGCACATGAAGGAGCGGCAATATGCTTCTTCCACGGTCGCGCGCAAAGTAGCCGCCATCAAATCCTTCTTTCATTACCTCTACGATGAAGGGATTATTCAGGAAGACCCCACCCTCAGCCTGGAATCGCCCAAGGTAAAAAAGCACCTGCCAAAGGCCATTTCCGTGGAGGATGTGGAAAGGCTGCTGAACGAGCCGACCAAGTCGGACAGTCCCAAATCACTTCGCGACGCTGCTCTGCTCGAGGTACTCTATGCCACCGGCATGCGCGTCACCGAATTGGTTTCGTTGAACGTCAACGATGTCGACCTGGATGCCGGTACCATCTACTGTGTCGGAAAGGGAGACCGGGAGCGGGTTGTACCCATCTACGACCAGGCAGCTCAGGTTCTGGCCAGCTACCTGGAACGTGGGCGGCCTCGCTTGGTTAGAGGGGACGATGAACCGGCATTGTTCCTCAATCATCGCGGCCAGCGATTGACCCGTCAGGGCTTATGGCTGATCATCAAACGATACGTGGACGCCATCGGGATTGAAGGCGAGGTTACGCCCCATACACTGCGCCATTCGTTTGCGACCCACATGCTCCACGGTGGTGCCAAGCTAAGGGATGTGCAGAAGCTACTGGGGCATGCCAACATCTCGACCACCCAGGTTTATACCCAGGTCACCAGAGACCATCTGAGGGAGGCGTACAACGAGGCCCATCCCAGGGCATAA
- a CDS encoding FAD/NAD(P)-binding protein, giving the protein MNVPNTLTATPMTNGNPMQDYPAVVTEITEDAVAVATYMLAFQDVDVGQQFNFSAGQFNMILLPGIGEVPISISSDPGTPQSLGHTIRYAGNVTSAIARLQTGDIVGLRGPYGSHWPMDKAIGQDICIVTGGIGLAPLRPAIYEIINKRDDYGQVILLYGARTSADMLYTDEFDTWQNHDIQVHTTIDRAEEGWSGHVGVVPMLFYHLRLDPANTLVLTCGPEIMMRFVIYEALARRIPRENIYVSMERNMKCGVGFCGHCQIGPKFMCKEGPVLSFAQFEPFFGVEDF; this is encoded by the coding sequence ATGAATGTACCGAACACCTTAACAGCAACACCGATGACCAATGGAAATCCCATGCAGGACTATCCAGCTGTTGTGACAGAGATCACCGAAGATGCGGTCGCCGTCGCCACCTACATGCTGGCTTTCCAGGATGTCGATGTTGGCCAGCAGTTCAACTTTTCGGCCGGCCAGTTCAACATGATCTTGCTGCCCGGCATTGGCGAGGTTCCGATTTCGATAAGTTCAGATCCAGGCACACCCCAATCACTGGGCCACACGATTCGCTACGCAGGCAATGTCACCAGCGCGATCGCCCGCCTGCAAACAGGTGACATTGTAGGCCTTCGCGGTCCCTATGGTAGCCACTGGCCTATGGACAAAGCCATCGGCCAGGATATCTGCATTGTCACCGGTGGTATCGGGCTGGCTCCCTTGCGCCCCGCTATCTATGAGATCATCAACAAGCGCGACGATTACGGGCAAGTCATACTGCTTTACGGTGCTCGAACATCAGCCGACATGCTCTACACGGATGAGTTCGACACATGGCAAAACCATGATATCCAGGTACATACGACGATTGATCGTGCGGAAGAAGGCTGGTCGGGACACGTCGGCGTGGTTCCCATGCTCTTCTATCACCTGCGACTCGATCCTGCCAACACCCTGGTCTTGACCTGTGGCCCGGAGATCATGATGCGCTTCGTGATCTATGAAGCATTGGCTCGGCGCATTCCCAGGGAAAATATCTACGTTTCCATGGAGCGCAATATGAAATGTGGTGTGGGCTTCTGTGGCCATTGCCAGATTGGCCCCAAATTTATGTGCAAGGAGGGACCGGTGCTTTCGTTCGCACAGTTCGAGCCCTTCTTCGGCGTGGAGGATTTCTAA
- the phnE gene encoding phosphonate ABC transporter, permease protein PhnE — MSLYDEYRPRKSFWQYLLRWILIISGIFIFVWAWRVTEIDLAALPEGFDDVKPLLSALMHPEVLSREEEDFTITALLQVPCSDDPPAQMKPREEGYMILSSTCADRGEEVGVVGQNFPPDTEISLRLAAADNPRIDILDVVTSDGDGSFETVITVPSDWLSREEFLAHRLQAQYTIVTGPLTLSETTKLVIDKMIETVLLAMMATALAVVFAVPISFFAARNLMTRSRIGTVIYYVVRLTLNLLRAIEPLIWAIIFAVWVGVGPFAGVLALTLHSIAALGKLYSEQIESIDPGPIEAVTATGANPLQNVIYGVVPQIVPPYIAFTLYRWDINVRMSTVIGLVGGGGIGFLLIQWINLLQYKQAAVAVWAIAIVVAIMDYVSAVVRERLV; from the coding sequence ATGAGCCTCTACGATGAGTATCGCCCGCGCAAGTCCTTCTGGCAGTATCTACTGCGGTGGATTCTGATCATCTCCGGCATTTTCATTTTTGTATGGGCTTGGCGAGTCACCGAAATCGACCTGGCTGCGCTGCCCGAGGGATTCGACGATGTCAAACCCCTCTTGAGTGCACTGATGCACCCGGAGGTTTTATCGCGAGAGGAAGAGGATTTTACAATTACGGCTCTCCTGCAGGTGCCATGTAGCGATGATCCACCGGCTCAAATGAAGCCGCGCGAGGAAGGTTACATGATCTTGAGCAGCACCTGCGCGGATCGAGGGGAGGAGGTCGGCGTCGTTGGTCAGAATTTCCCGCCGGATACGGAGATTTCTTTGCGCCTGGCGGCAGCCGATAACCCCCGTATCGACATCCTGGATGTTGTGACCAGCGATGGCGATGGATCATTCGAAACGGTTATCACTGTCCCCTCGGACTGGCTCTCCCGAGAGGAGTTTCTTGCCCACCGGCTTCAGGCCCAATATACCATCGTTACCGGACCGCTGACTCTTTCCGAAACCACCAAGCTGGTCATCGACAAAATGATCGAGACGGTTCTCCTTGCCATGATGGCGACGGCACTGGCGGTAGTTTTTGCCGTGCCCATCAGTTTTTTCGCCGCCCGTAACCTGATGACCCGCAGCCGGATCGGCACTGTGATTTACTACGTGGTTCGGCTCACCCTGAACCTTCTGCGGGCAATCGAGCCCCTGATTTGGGCCATCATTTTCGCCGTCTGGGTGGGTGTAGGTCCCTTTGCCGGAGTGCTGGCTCTCACGCTGCACTCCATCGCCGCCCTGGGAAAGCTCTATTCGGAGCAGATCGAAAGCATCGATCCTGGTCCTATTGAGGCAGTCACCGCCACGGGCGCCAATCCGCTGCAGAATGTCATCTACGGCGTGGTGCCACAGATTGTGCCACCCTACATTGCATTCACCCTTTATCGCTGGGATATCAACGTGCGAATGAGCACTGTCATCGGCCTGGTGGGCGGTGGCGGAATCGGCTTCCTTCTGATCCAGTGGATTAATTTACTCCAGTACAAGCAAGCAGCCGTGGCAGTATGGGCTATCGCCATCGTCGTGGCTATCATGGACTATGTCAGTGCCGTGGTGCGAGAGCGTTTGGTCTAG
- a CDS encoding Ni/Fe hydrogenase subunit alpha: MTSENGQKRIKVDYMARVEGEGALDIIIEGDEIKHLELNIFEPPRFFEAFLRGRDYWEAPDITARICGICPVAYQMSSVHAMEKILEIEITPEIRRLRRLLYCAEWIESHALHIFLLHAPDFLGYESAISMAAVPALLPTVEMGLRMKKIGNDLLATIGGREVHPVTPTVGGFYRAPTLKELQALKEDFEWGLEAAISTVAWTATLDFPDFAPDYEVVSLSHPDEYPMNEGRVVSNKGLDIPVEEFEQYFLTEHVAHSNAVQVHRDHGGSYQTGPLARVNLNLDKLSPQAQKAMQDTGIEFPNNNPFISIVSRSIEVVHAFEEALEIIDSYERPVPSRITAVPQAGVGCHITEAPRGMCYHRYRIDDQGIIQDVRIDAPTAQNLRRMEDDLRAFVPQVLDLPLEDATWRCEQLVRNYDPCISCATHFLKLNIQRR, encoded by the coding sequence ATGACATCTGAAAACGGTCAGAAGCGAATCAAAGTAGACTACATGGCCCGCGTCGAGGGAGAAGGCGCGCTGGATATCATTATCGAAGGCGACGAGATCAAACACCTTGAGCTCAACATCTTCGAGCCGCCCCGCTTCTTCGAGGCCTTTCTGCGAGGCCGTGACTACTGGGAAGCCCCTGACATCACTGCCAGAATCTGCGGAATCTGCCCCGTGGCCTATCAAATGAGTTCGGTACACGCCATGGAGAAGATCCTGGAGATCGAAATCACGCCCGAGATCCGTCGACTTCGCCGCCTCCTTTACTGTGCAGAATGGATCGAAAGCCACGCCCTTCACATTTTTCTGCTCCACGCCCCTGATTTCCTGGGCTACGAGAGCGCCATTTCCATGGCTGCCGTTCCGGCGCTGCTTCCCACCGTGGAAATGGGCCTGCGCATGAAGAAGATCGGCAACGACTTGCTGGCCACTATCGGAGGAAGAGAAGTCCATCCGGTCACGCCCACAGTGGGGGGATTCTATCGGGCGCCGACCCTCAAAGAGCTCCAGGCTCTCAAGGAGGATTTCGAGTGGGGTCTGGAGGCGGCCATCAGCACGGTCGCCTGGACGGCAACCCTGGACTTTCCAGACTTTGCCCCTGACTACGAAGTCGTATCCCTGTCCCACCCCGATGAGTACCCGATGAATGAGGGGCGGGTGGTCAGCAACAAAGGACTCGACATCCCCGTCGAGGAGTTCGAGCAGTACTTCCTTACCGAGCATGTCGCCCACTCGAATGCGGTGCAGGTGCATCGCGATCACGGCGGCAGCTACCAGACCGGTCCGCTGGCCCGGGTGAACCTCAATCTGGACAAGCTATCCCCCCAGGCGCAGAAGGCGATGCAGGATACGGGAATCGAGTTTCCGAACAACAACCCCTTTATCAGCATCGTTTCCCGCAGCATCGAAGTAGTGCACGCCTTTGAAGAGGCGTTGGAGATCATCGACAGCTACGAGCGACCGGTGCCCAGTCGAATCACGGCAGTTCCCCAGGCCGGCGTGGGTTGTCACATCACCGAGGCGCCCCGGGGCATGTGTTACCACCGCTACCGCATCGATGACCAGGGTATCATCCAGGATGTCCGTATCGATGCACCCACGGCCCAAAACCTGCGGCGAATGGAAGATGACCTCCGGGCGTTTGTCCCGCAGGTGCTCGATCTGCCGCTGGAGGATGCCACCTGGAGATGTGAGCAATTGGTGCGCAACTACGATCCATGTATTTCGTGCGCCACCCATTTCCTTAAGCTGAATATTCAAAGGCGCTGA
- the clpB gene encoding ATP-dependent chaperone ClpB has protein sequence MRMDRYTQRAQEALVEAQALAESYSHAQMEPEHLLLALLQQEEGVVPKVVQGLGDDPLQLMETVEAELQKRAKVYGGASQVGVGSALRRVLQAAEKEAETMRDDYVSTEHLFLSLADKQGDAAQRLLAAAGITKAAILQALQAIRGSQRVTTQNPEATYEALTKYGRDLTEAAQKGKLDPVIGRDEEIRRVIQILSRRTKNNPVLIGEPGVGKTAIAEGLASRIVRGDVPEGLKDKKIIALDMGSLVAGAKFRGEFEERLKAVLKEVTESAGEIILFIDELHTVVGAGAAQGALDAGNMLKPLLARGELHAIGATTLDEYRQHIEKDAALERRFQPVLINEPTVEDTISILRGLKERYEVHHNVRITDAAVIAAAALSHRYISDRFLPDKAIDLMDEAASRLRMEITSDPAELDEIKRKVMQLEIEREALKKEKDKASKARLENLERELADLEEQQTALNAQLDTERQMIQRHARLKEEIENTRLEIEQAQRAQDWQTASELQYGKLAQEEAELAQVGQQLAEMQARGMMLKEEVDAEDIAEIVARWTGVPVSKLMEGEVEKLLQMEGNLHDRVVGQDEAIKAVANAVRRSRAGLQDPNRPIGSFIFLGPTGVGKTELARALAEFLFDDEQNMVRIDMSEYQERHAVSRLIGAPPGYVGYDEGGQLTEAVRRKPYSVVLFDEIEKAHPEVFNTLLQLLDDGRLTDGQGRTVDFKNAVVIMTSNVGSEYLSWDAFQNGSDDAVREQALEALRGHFRPEFLNRIDETVIFHPLNKQHLVKIVEIQLERLRQLLADRNINLELTAEARQLLADAGYDPVYGARPLKRAIQRLIQDPLAMALLSGEFEDGDTVVVDVEDGEIVFRRQVAGEPV, from the coding sequence ATGAGAATGGATAGATATACACAACGAGCCCAGGAAGCCCTGGTGGAGGCTCAGGCTTTAGCCGAAAGCTACAGCCATGCCCAAATGGAACCTGAGCACCTCTTGCTTGCCCTGCTTCAGCAGGAAGAGGGAGTGGTTCCCAAGGTCGTGCAGGGACTCGGTGATGACCCCCTCCAGCTCATGGAGACGGTCGAGGCTGAGCTGCAGAAGCGTGCCAAGGTGTACGGCGGTGCAAGCCAGGTCGGGGTAGGAAGCGCTTTGCGACGTGTCCTGCAGGCGGCTGAGAAGGAAGCCGAAACCATGCGGGATGACTACGTGAGTACGGAGCATCTATTCCTGAGTCTGGCCGACAAACAGGGGGATGCCGCTCAGCGCCTGCTGGCCGCGGCAGGAATCACGAAAGCCGCCATTTTGCAGGCCCTGCAAGCTATCCGGGGCAGTCAGCGCGTGACCACCCAAAATCCTGAAGCCACCTACGAAGCCCTCACCAAGTATGGCCGCGATCTGACGGAAGCGGCCCAGAAGGGAAAGCTGGATCCTGTTATCGGACGGGACGAGGAGATTCGCCGCGTCATTCAAATCCTGAGCCGGCGCACGAAAAACAACCCGGTGCTGATCGGCGAACCTGGTGTTGGCAAGACCGCCATTGCAGAGGGGTTGGCAAGCCGAATCGTGCGGGGTGACGTGCCCGAGGGCTTGAAGGATAAAAAAATCATAGCCCTGGATATGGGCAGCCTGGTAGCGGGCGCCAAGTTCCGCGGCGAGTTCGAGGAGCGGTTAAAAGCTGTACTCAAAGAGGTCACCGAGAGCGCCGGCGAGATCATTCTCTTCATCGACGAACTGCATACCGTGGTGGGGGCCGGGGCTGCCCAGGGAGCGCTGGATGCCGGCAATATGCTCAAGCCATTGCTGGCCCGGGGCGAACTGCATGCCATTGGCGCGACAACCCTGGACGAGTACCGGCAGCACATCGAAAAGGATGCCGCGCTGGAAAGACGGTTCCAGCCTGTGCTGATCAATGAGCCGACGGTGGAAGACACCATCAGTATTCTCCGTGGCCTGAAAGAGCGCTACGAGGTACACCACAACGTTCGGATCACCGATGCTGCTGTCATCGCGGCGGCTGCTTTGTCCCACCGGTATATCTCCGATCGATTCCTGCCTGACAAGGCCATCGATCTGATGGATGAGGCCGCCAGCCGGCTGCGCATGGAGATCACCAGCGACCCGGCGGAGTTGGATGAGATCAAGCGCAAGGTCATGCAGCTTGAGATCGAGCGGGAAGCGCTAAAGAAGGAAAAGGACAAGGCCAGCAAGGCTCGCCTCGAGAACCTGGAGCGCGAGTTGGCCGATCTTGAGGAGCAACAAACGGCACTCAATGCCCAGTTGGATACCGAGCGCCAGATGATTCAGCGGCATGCCCGGCTCAAGGAAGAGATCGAGAATACGCGGCTCGAAATTGAACAGGCTCAGCGGGCCCAGGACTGGCAGACAGCCAGTGAGCTGCAGTATGGCAAGCTGGCCCAGGAGGAAGCTGAATTGGCCCAGGTGGGCCAGCAACTGGCCGAGATGCAGGCCCGCGGCATGATGCTCAAGGAAGAGGTTGACGCGGAGGACATCGCCGAGATTGTGGCACGCTGGACGGGAGTCCCTGTATCCAAACTGATGGAGGGTGAGGTCGAGAAGTTGCTGCAGATGGAAGGCAATCTGCACGACCGTGTCGTGGGCCAGGACGAGGCCATCAAGGCAGTGGCCAATGCGGTACGCCGTTCCAGGGCCGGCCTGCAGGACCCCAACCGGCCCATTGGCAGTTTCATCTTCCTGGGCCCGACCGGTGTGGGCAAGACGGAACTGGCCCGCGCGCTGGCCGAATTCCTCTTCGACGATGAACAGAACATGGTTCGCATCGACATGTCTGAGTATCAGGAGCGACACGCCGTCAGCCGGTTGATCGGTGCGCCGCCTGGATATGTCGGCTATGACGAGGGAGGCCAATTGACCGAGGCTGTTCGCCGAAAGCCCTATTCGGTGGTCCTCTTCGATGAGATCGAAAAGGCGCATCCGGAGGTGTTCAACACGTTGCTCCAACTGCTGGATGATGGGCGTCTGACCGACGGCCAGGGCCGCACGGTGGATTTCAAGAATGCGGTTGTCATCATGACCAGCAATGTGGGTAGCGAGTATCTGAGTTGGGATGCCTTCCAGAATGGGTCTGACGATGCCGTGAGGGAGCAAGCGTTGGAGGCATTGCGCGGCCATTTCCGCCCTGAGTTCCTGAACCGGATCGACGAGACCGTGATCTTCCATCCGCTCAACAAGCAGCATCTGGTTAAGATCGTCGAGATCCAGCTGGAACGCCTGCGCCAGTTGCTGGCCGACCGAAATATCAACCTGGAACTGACTGCGGAGGCGCGCCAATTGTTGGCCGATGCCGGATACGATCCGGTGTACGGCGCCCGGCCGCTGAAGCGGGCCATTCAGCGACTGATCCAGGATCCGCTGGCAATGGCGCTTTTAAGCGGCGAGTTCGAGGATGGCGACACTGTTGTCGTCGACGTGGAAGATGGTGAAATAGTCTTTCGTCGCCAGGTGGCAGGGGAACCGGTGTAG
- a CDS encoding peroxiredoxin, which yields MSSEIQETAQTVSFPRLNEPAPAFEAVTTHGVIQLSDYEGSWLVLFSHPADFTPVCTTEFVGFAEIFPELQKMNVELLGLSIDSVYSHIAWARNINENLGVEIPFPIIADLDKQVATAYGMIMPGESKVETSRCVFVIDPEGILRAMIYYPLTTGRNMQEILRLITALQTADEHKVATPANWIPGDQVIVPPPQTAEAADERVAAGYECIDWYLCKKDLEV from the coding sequence ATGTCTTCAGAAATCCAAGAAACTGCACAAACGGTCAGCTTTCCCCGACTCAACGAACCGGCGCCCGCATTCGAGGCGGTTACGACTCATGGCGTGATCCAGCTTTCCGACTATGAGGGCAGTTGGCTGGTGCTTTTTTCGCACCCGGCTGACTTCACGCCGGTCTGCACAACCGAATTTGTAGGCTTCGCTGAGATCTTTCCCGAGTTGCAGAAAATGAATGTTGAACTGCTGGGCCTGAGCATCGACAGTGTCTATTCCCACATTGCCTGGGCCCGCAACATCAACGAGAACCTGGGCGTGGAGATTCCCTTCCCCATCATTGCGGACCTGGATAAACAGGTCGCGACGGCGTATGGCATGATCATGCCGGGCGAAAGCAAGGTTGAGACATCCCGCTGCGTCTTTGTGATCGACCCCGAGGGCATTCTGCGGGCAATGATCTATTATCCGCTCACCACGGGACGCAACATGCAGGAGATCCTGCGTTTGATTACGGCGCTACAGACCGCAGACGAGCATAAAGTTGCGACGCCAGCCAACTGGATACCGGGTGACCAGGTCATTGTTCCGCCCCCCCAGACGGCGGAAGCGGCAGACGAGCGGGTGGCGGCTGGCTACGAATGCATTGACTGGTATCTTTGCAAAAAGGATCTTGAGGTATAA
- the phnC gene encoding phosphonate ABC transporter ATP-binding protein — MLEIIDLSKTYEDGTEALKNVSFKVPQGQFLVLIGLSGSGKSTLLRCINRLVEPTAGQVIWDGRDITAASGGDLRKIRREIGMIFQHFNLVKRNSVLTNVISGRLGYTNSLRSMLNLWPKSVKEEAMINLDRVGIAEKAWNRADALSGGQQQRVGIARALMQQPHLMLADEPVASLDPALSHSIMDYLQDLNQQDGITIICSLHFLSLAREYGDRIIALKDGVIMFDGLPVEINDARFLEIYGDEAMEVEVR, encoded by the coding sequence GTGCTGGAAATCATAGATCTCAGCAAGACCTATGAGGATGGTACCGAGGCACTCAAGAACGTTTCGTTCAAGGTGCCGCAGGGTCAGTTCCTCGTGCTCATCGGCCTGAGCGGATCAGGAAAAAGCACCCTTTTGCGTTGTATTAACCGACTGGTCGAACCAACGGCAGGCCAGGTCATTTGGGATGGTAGAGATATCACGGCGGCCTCCGGCGGAGACCTTCGCAAGATCCGGCGGGAAATCGGCATGATTTTCCAGCACTTCAACCTGGTGAAACGCAACTCCGTCCTCACCAATGTCATCAGTGGGCGCCTTGGGTACACCAACAGCCTGCGATCCATGCTCAACCTTTGGCCCAAGAGTGTCAAGGAAGAGGCGATGATTAACCTCGACCGGGTCGGGATCGCCGAAAAAGCATGGAACCGCGCCGACGCCCTCAGCGGCGGGCAACAGCAGCGGGTCGGGATCGCCCGGGCCTTGATGCAGCAGCCGCACCTGATGTTGGCTGACGAGCCAGTAGCCTCCCTGGACCCGGCCCTGAGCCATTCGATTATGGATTATCTTCAGGACCTGAACCAACAGGATGGCATCACGATAATCTGTTCCCTGCATTTTCTGAGCCTGGCCCGGGAGTATGGTGATCGCATCATCGCTCTCAAGGATGGCGTGATAATGTTCGACGGATTGCCAGTCGAAATCAACGATGCCCGATTCCTCGAAATCTACGGAGACGAGGCGATGGAGGTAGAGGTTCGATGA
- a CDS encoding hydrogenase maturation protease, giving the protein MTSTSFRVIGIGNPWASDDGIGPVVVEKLRTHLLEQRPDLQTRVQLFTLSQPGLQLLEFIEGCQAVVIIDAVSSGSPPGTIHQIEWQPDVAISRHVERASTHGFGVAEVLALAQSLDRLPERIRLWGIEARTTAPGQALSPKVAAAIPACIEQIIEFLEQDTNSID; this is encoded by the coding sequence GTGACTTCAACCAGCTTCCGCGTGATCGGAATCGGCAATCCATGGGCTTCCGACGACGGTATTGGCCCGGTGGTTGTCGAAAAACTACGAACACACCTTCTTGAACAACGGCCCGATCTGCAAACGCGCGTTCAACTATTCACGCTCAGCCAACCTGGTCTGCAATTGCTGGAGTTTATCGAGGGGTGCCAGGCTGTTGTGATCATCGACGCTGTCTCCAGCGGATCCCCGCCGGGAACTATCCACCAGATTGAATGGCAACCAGATGTAGCAATCAGCCGGCATGTGGAACGGGCCTCTACCCATGGCTTTGGGGTGGCTGAAGTCCTGGCGCTGGCGCAGTCTCTGGACCGTCTTCCCGAAAGGATCCGCTTGTGGGGAATCGAGGCCAGGACCACGGCCCCGGGCCAGGCGCTATCTCCGAAGGTTGCGGCGGCCATTCCCGCCTGCATCGAGCAGATCATCGAGTTCCTCGAGCAAGATACTAACAGCATCGATTGA
- a CDS encoding oxidoreductase, translating into MSKTDGANGQSKPRLAVFKFASCDGCQLSLLDAEDYLLAVAGAVEIAYFVEARRQTLPGPYDVALVEGSISNEEQAEQIQEIRRQSSFLIAIGACATAGGIQALRNWQDVDDYINIVYANPSYIDTLATSTPISDHVAVDFELRGCPINKYQLLDVVTSLLIGRQPRVPTYSVCVECKRRGTTCIMVAQGVPCLGPVTQAGCDAICPAYNRGCYGCYGPMEAPNGAALAQQLESMGSSPDQIVRLFRGFNGYAEPFKATSDEYEEMGR; encoded by the coding sequence ATGAGCAAGACAGACGGAGCGAACGGCCAATCAAAACCAAGGCTGGCCGTTTTCAAGTTCGCCTCGTGCGACGGATGCCAGCTATCCCTGCTGGATGCCGAGGACTATCTACTGGCAGTCGCCGGTGCCGTGGAAATCGCCTACTTCGTGGAAGCCCGGCGCCAGACACTTCCAGGTCCCTACGACGTTGCCCTGGTCGAGGGCTCAATTTCCAATGAGGAACAGGCCGAACAAATACAGGAGATCAGGCGTCAATCCAGCTTCCTGATCGCCATCGGCGCCTGTGCAACAGCCGGCGGCATCCAGGCGCTGCGGAACTGGCAGGATGTGGATGATTACATCAATATTGTCTATGCCAATCCCTCCTACATCGACACCCTGGCGACCTCGACGCCGATCAGCGACCATGTGGCGGTCGACTTCGAACTGCGGGGTTGCCCGATCAACAAGTATCAGCTGCTGGACGTGGTTACATCCCTGTTGATCGGTCGACAGCCGCGGGTTCCCACCTACAGCGTATGCGTCGAGTGCAAACGCCGGGGCACGACCTGCATCATGGTTGCTCAGGGTGTCCCATGCCTGGGACCGGTAACCCAGGCTGGATGTGATGCCATATGCCCTGCCTACAACCGGGGATGCTACGGCTGTTACGGGCCCATGGAAGCGCCCAATGGCGCCGCGTTGGCCCAACAGCTGGAAAGCATGGGATCCTCACCTGACCAGATCGTTCGACTGTTTCGGGGCTTCAATGGCTATGCAGAGCCTTTTAAGGCTACCAGCGATGAGTACGAGGAGATGGGTCGATGA
- a CDS encoding 4Fe-4S dicluster domain-containing protein, translating into MPDLTPNIGAHVSIEKSSLQQVLDVLKTMGYSLVGPTLGEGAIVYDDIDGIDDLPRGWTDRQDAATYQLQKRGDDSYFGYVVGPQSWKKYLYPPSYRLGTVERKNGSYSSTPNDEEAPRYALIGVRACELKAITIQDNVFLGGDYQAPCYKSRRQSAFVLAVNCTEPGGTCFCTSMDAGPQVGPGFDLALTELDDVFVVEIGSDIARHVMSEIPWQPSGAFELQAARRAIASAETRMGRQLDTSDLPDLLYNNLDHPRWDDVAQRCLSCTNCTLVCPTCFCSDVLEISDLTGQKVDRVRVWDSCFSLEFSHVHGGNIRPATRSRYRQWLTHKFASWIDQFGSSGCVGCGRCITWCPVGIDVTEEVAAIRMEGPQQ; encoded by the coding sequence ATGCCAGACCTTACCCCAAACATCGGTGCCCATGTGAGCATCGAAAAATCAAGTCTTCAACAAGTCCTGGATGTTCTGAAAACTATGGGTTATTCCCTGGTCGGACCAACGCTGGGCGAAGGAGCTATCGTCTATGACGACATCGACGGCATAGACGATCTGCCTCGCGGTTGGACCGATCGTCAGGACGCAGCAACCTACCAGCTTCAGAAGCGAGGCGATGACTCCTATTTTGGCTACGTCGTCGGCCCGCAATCCTGGAAGAAGTACCTTTACCCGCCTTCGTACAGGCTCGGCACGGTAGAACGAAAGAACGGCAGCTACAGTTCGACTCCCAACGACGAGGAAGCGCCTCGGTACGCCTTGATCGGCGTGCGGGCGTGTGAGCTAAAGGCCATCACCATCCAGGATAACGTTTTTCTGGGCGGTGATTACCAGGCGCCCTGTTATAAATCGCGCCGGCAGTCGGCCTTCGTGCTGGCGGTCAACTGCACAGAGCCTGGCGGTACCTGTTTTTGCACTTCCATGGACGCAGGTCCCCAAGTCGGCCCCGGCTTCGATCTGGCGCTAACCGAGTTGGACGATGTCTTCGTGGTTGAGATTGGCTCGGACATAGCCCGCCACGTAATGAGCGAAATCCCCTGGCAACCGAGCGGTGCCTTCGAGCTGCAGGCAGCGCGCCGTGCGATTGCCAGCGCCGAAACGCGAATGGGCCGCCAGCTGGATACATCAGACCTGCCAGACTTGCTGTACAACAATCTGGATCACCCACGCTGGGATGATGTTGCACAGCGCTGTTTATCCTGCACCAACTGTACACTGGTTTGTCCCACCTGCTTCTGTAGCGACGTACTCGAAATCAGTGACCTGACTGGTCAAAAGGTAGACCGGGTCCGCGTCTGGGATTCCTGTTTCAGCCTGGAGTTCTCCCATGTCCACGGTGGCAATATTCGACCCGCTACGCGCTCACGCTACCGCCAGTGGTTGACTCACAAATTCGCGTCGTGGATCGATCAATTCGGAAGCTCAGGTTGTGTCGGCTGCGGGCGATGTATCACCTGGTGTCCGGTCGGCATCGACGTTACCGAGGAAGTTGCTGCCATTCGTATGGAGGGTCCGCAACAATGA